One stretch of Pseudomonas sp. NC02 DNA includes these proteins:
- a CDS encoding glycosyltransferase yields MIFCSVGTQAPFERMLGYLHEWSHANPQVPIVAQVGNNENDLGRITAYKTIAEPLFSKNFNASKVIVSHAGMGNIIRSLELGKPIVIVPRDSRRGEHINNHQYDTAENFSDLPSVFIAHDKDAFFSAIDSALNYSNVESSLDFTERDRLISYVKSFTS; encoded by the coding sequence ATGATATTTTGCAGCGTTGGCACTCAAGCACCCTTTGAAAGAATGCTCGGCTACTTGCATGAGTGGAGTCATGCAAACCCGCAGGTCCCGATTGTTGCCCAGGTGGGCAATAACGAAAATGACCTGGGGCGCATTACGGCTTACAAGACCATCGCCGAGCCGCTGTTTTCCAAGAACTTCAATGCGTCAAAGGTGATTGTTTCCCATGCGGGCATGGGCAATATCATTCGCTCCCTTGAACTGGGCAAACCGATTGTTATTGTCCCGCGCGACAGTCGACGCGGTGAACACATCAATAATCACCAGTACGACACCGCCGAAAACTTTTCAGACCTTCCCTCTGTGTTTATCGCCCATGATAAAGATGCGTTCTTTTCGGCGATTGATTCGGCGCTTAACTACAGCAATGTCGAAAGTTCACTGGACTTTACCGAAAGGGACCGCTTGATCAGTTATGTGAAGTCATTCACTTCTTAA
- a CDS encoding mannose-1-phosphate guanylyltransferase/mannose-6-phosphate isomerase, whose amino-acid sequence MIPVILSGGSGTRLWPLSRALKPKQFIALHGDLSLFQATLDRIKNLSIEGETVSPPIIVCNEEHRFIVAEQSRSLDVIPQKILLEPTARNTAPAIAAATLSALVDGDDPILLVLAADHVIGDTQAFNAALTLAKVEVNKGKIVTFGVVPTKPETGYGYIRTQAAAVDGAAHVDAFVEKPDLATAQGYLEQGNYFWNSGMFMFRASVMKAELERLSPEIMVAAELSLSNAAHDQDFTRLSQVDFVNAPNVSIDYAVMEKTHIASVVILDSPWSDLGAWDSVWEAGFKDQNQNCTQGDVLLQDVTNSYVHASHRLVTVAGINDVVVVETADAILVTTKDHAQDVKKIVAQLTEKHRIESTSHREVYRPWGKYDSVDQGYRYQVKRITVKPGHKLSVQLHHHRAEHWIVVSGTANVQIADKQVLLTENQSTYIPIGVVHSLENPGRIPLELIEVQSGSYLGEDDIIRFEDRYGRLELV is encoded by the coding sequence ATGATCCCAGTTATATTGTCTGGCGGTTCAGGCACGCGCCTGTGGCCGCTTTCAAGAGCGCTTAAACCAAAGCAGTTTATTGCGCTGCACGGTGACTTGAGTTTGTTTCAAGCCACCTTGGATCGCATCAAGAACCTGTCGATAGAGGGCGAGACCGTCAGCCCGCCGATCATTGTGTGCAACGAAGAACACCGTTTCATCGTGGCCGAGCAAAGTCGATCACTGGACGTGATCCCGCAGAAAATCCTCCTTGAGCCGACCGCCCGCAACACCGCCCCGGCGATTGCGGCGGCAACCCTGTCGGCGCTGGTGGATGGGGACGATCCGATCCTGCTGGTGCTGGCGGCGGACCATGTGATCGGCGATACCCAAGCGTTTAATGCGGCCTTGACACTGGCCAAGGTGGAAGTCAACAAAGGCAAGATCGTCACCTTCGGGGTTGTGCCCACCAAGCCGGAGACCGGCTACGGCTATATCCGTACTCAAGCGGCTGCGGTGGACGGCGCCGCGCATGTCGATGCCTTCGTGGAAAAGCCCGACCTGGCGACCGCGCAAGGCTACCTGGAACAAGGCAACTACTTCTGGAACAGTGGCATGTTCATGTTCCGCGCCTCGGTGATGAAGGCCGAGCTGGAGCGCCTGAGCCCGGAGATCATGGTGGCCGCGGAACTGTCCCTCTCCAACGCGGCCCATGACCAGGATTTCACCCGGCTCAGCCAGGTGGATTTTGTGAACGCACCCAACGTGTCGATCGATTACGCGGTGATGGAAAAGACCCACATCGCGTCGGTGGTCATCCTCGATTCGCCGTGGAGCGACCTGGGTGCCTGGGACTCAGTGTGGGAAGCGGGCTTCAAGGATCAGAACCAGAACTGCACCCAGGGCGACGTGCTGCTGCAGGACGTCACCAACAGCTATGTGCATGCCAGCCACCGCCTGGTCACGGTTGCAGGGATCAATGATGTGGTGGTCGTCGAGACCGCCGACGCGATTTTGGTGACCACCAAGGACCACGCGCAAGACGTCAAGAAAATAGTCGCGCAGCTGACTGAAAAGCACCGGATCGAGAGCACCAGCCACCGCGAAGTCTATCGGCCGTGGGGCAAATATGACTCGGTGGACCAGGGCTATCGGTACCAGGTGAAGCGGATCACGGTGAAGCCGGGGCACAAGCTGTCGGTGCAACTGCACCACCACCGGGCCGAGCACTGGATCGTGGTGTCCGGCACCGCGAATGTGCAAATCGCCGACAAGCAAGTGCTGCTGACCGAGAACCAGTCCACCTACATCCCCATTGGCGTTGTGCACTCCCTCGAAAACCCGGGGCGAATCCCGCTGGAGCTGATTGAAGTCCAATCGGGCTCGTACCTGGGCGAGGACGACATCATCCGCTTTGAAGACCGCTATGGCCGCCTCGAGCTTGTTTAA